Part of the uncultured Desulfobacter sp. genome, CGGGGCCGACCGCAACCAAAAAGGGCGATTTGAAATTGCTGACAAAGCGACCCTGTTTCTGGATGAAATCGGAGAACTGCCTCTGGAATTGCAGCCAAAGCTGCTCAGGGTCATTCAAGACGGTGAATTCGAGCGCTTGGGCAGTTCTCACACCACCAAGGTGGATGTACGGATCATTGCCGCGACAAACCGGAACCTTGAGGATGAAGTTGAAAAAGGGCGTTTCAGAAAAGATCTGTGGTACCGGCTCAATGTCTTTCCAATTACCATGCCGCCGCTGCGTGAAAGAAAAGAGGATATCCCCCTCCTGACAGATTTTTATATTGAAAAAATATCCCGGAGACTGGGAAAACAGATCAAGGTGGTTCCCCAAAACGTGATGAATGCCCTTTCAAATTATCACTGGCCGGGAAACGTCCGGGAGATGGAAAATGTCCTTGAGCGGGCAGTGATCAATTCATCAAGCCCTAAACTCCATCTGGCGGATGATCTGGAAAAATCCTACAGACATTTGAGCAAAGACTTTAAAACCCTGGAGGCAGTTGAACGCGATTATATCATCCGCGTACTCGAAAAGACCCACTGGAAAGTCAGCGGCAAGAACAGTGCCGCCCAGATCTTAGGCCTTAACCGCAGCACATTGCGTGCCCGTATGCGCAAACTCTCAATTGTCCCTCCCGAGCGCCTTCCCTTTGATTCCCAATGAGGCCCATTTTTCTTGTGGCCGATCCTTTTGCGATCCTGCAGCTGATTCCAAAAAGGGAACCTTAAAAAGGTACCATATGACCCATTGAACAAATAAGACCGCCTTTGAGGCCATCCGACTTCTTTAAACAAGCCCCTCCTTTGAGTCTTTCCCTTTCAATGCCGGCATCATCATAGAATAATTTCCCCAATCCGTCCCTTGGCACAATGATTGCCTTATTCAAGTTACAACAATCCCGCCCCGGGAAAAGAAAGCGGGTAAAAGGAGGTCCCAAATGAATATTTTATTGATTTATCCCGAATTTCCTGACACTTTCTGGTCCTTTAATCATGCGGTCAGTTTCATCGGCAAAAAAGCTGCGTTTCCCCCATTGGGCCTTCTGACGGTGGCTGCGCTGCTGCCAGAAAAATGGTCCAAGAAACTTGTGGATACCAATGTAGAACGCCTGAGCGACACGGACCTTTTATGGGCGGACATGGTCTTTATGGGGGGAATGACGGTTCAGCGCGAATCCGCCTGCCAGATTATTGACCGGTGCAAAGCCTTGCTGGTGCCCATCGTCTGCGGCGGTCCTCTTTTTACGGCTGAACCGGAGCAATTCGGGACTGCGGATCACCTGGTGCTGGATGAAGCCGAGCTGACACTGCCCCTGTTTTTATCAGACCTGGAAAAGGGCCAGGCAAAAAAGATCTATCGGGCGGAAGGGTTCAGTGACCTTGGTGAGACGCCGGTTCCCCTGTGGCATCTGTTGAAGATAAATCGGTATGCCGCATTGAGCATCCAGTTTTCCAGGGGATGCCCCTTTAACTGCGATTTTTGCAATGTCACCGCATTGTTCGGACACAGGCCCCGGCTGAAAACCCCCGGCCAGATCATTGGGGAACTTGACCGTATCTATGATATGGGCTGGCGGAGCAGCATATTTTTTGTGGATGATAATTTTATCGGCAACAAGCGATTTCTGAAAAGCCATCTGCTTCCGGCCCTGATCCAATGGCGCAGTGATAAAAAGGGATGTGTCTTTTTCACAGAATCTTCCATCAACCTGGCCGATGATCCGGACCTGCTTTCCCTGATGGTAAAGGCGGGATTTGACTCGGTCTTCATCGGTATCGAATCCCCGGATGAAACCGCCTTGAGCGAATGCCATAAAATTCAAAATAAAAACAGGGATCTGCTTGAAAGCGTGGCCATCATCCACCGCAGCGGCCTGCAGGTGATGGGCGGGTTTATCGTGGGATTTGACAGTGACCCGCCCTCCATTTTTCAACGCCAGATCGATTTTATCCAGAACAGTGGAATCGTCATGGCCATGGTGGGGATGCTTCAGGCCCCTCCCGGAACCCGGCTGTTTGACAGGCTTCAGCGCCAGAGCCGGGTGGTCAGGCCATTTACGGGCGATAATGTGGACGGCACAACCAATATTCTGCCCCGGATGGGAATGGAGGCGCTGTCAAAGGGGTATCAACGGATCATGAAACAGATTTATTCCCCGGCAAATTATTACCGGCGGGTCAAGACCCAGTTGCGGGCCCTCACGCCCCCGGAGGTGTTCCAGCCCCTGGATTTCCAGCGGTTTCTCTCTTTTTTCAGGGCAAGCCTCAGGCTGGGTATCCTGGGAAAAGAGCGGTTCTGCTATTGGCAGTTGATTCTATGGACCCTCCTTAGAAAACCCCGGCTGATTTCCCTGGCCGTGACCTTATCTATATACGGGTATCATTACCGGAAAATCTGTGAACGTTATATTTATATGAGGAGTAAAAATGGTCAATAAAATTCAAAAAAAACTACATGCTGCACTGAAAGATTCTTTTTCCCAACCCGGCTACGGTCTGGAAGATGAATTTTCAGGGCTGAGGGGGCCGGAGGCGCAAACCTCAGATCCGGCATCTGACTGGGAGGAGAAATATTATTATCTGCTCGCTGATCTGGAAAACACGAAAAAGCGCCTGGCACGCGCC contains:
- a CDS encoding B12-binding domain-containing radical SAM protein, translating into MNILLIYPEFPDTFWSFNHAVSFIGKKAAFPPLGLLTVAALLPEKWSKKLVDTNVERLSDTDLLWADMVFMGGMTVQRESACQIIDRCKALLVPIVCGGPLFTAEPEQFGTADHLVLDEAELTLPLFLSDLEKGQAKKIYRAEGFSDLGETPVPLWHLLKINRYAALSIQFSRGCPFNCDFCNVTALFGHRPRLKTPGQIIGELDRIYDMGWRSSIFFVDDNFIGNKRFLKSHLLPALIQWRSDKKGCVFFTESSINLADDPDLLSLMVKAGFDSVFIGIESPDETALSECHKIQNKNRDLLESVAIIHRSGLQVMGGFIVGFDSDPPSIFQRQIDFIQNSGIVMAMVGMLQAPPGTRLFDRLQRQSRVVRPFTGDNVDGTTNILPRMGMEALSKGYQRIMKQIYSPANYYRRVKTQLRALTPPEVFQPLDFQRFLSFFRASLRLGILGKERFCYWQLILWTLLRKPRLISLAVTLSIYGYHYRKICERYIYMRSKNGQ